The region CGATGGACAGTTTCACGAACGGGGTCGTGTCGAACGCCACCTGGTAGCTCATGCCTTCAGGGAATTGCTTGCTCAGGTTGCCCAGCATGGCTTTCGCCGCGTTGGCCGTATCGAGCGCGTTGGCGCCCGTCGCCAGCTTGATCGCCACGCCGGTTGCCGCATGGCCGTTGTAGCGGGCCACGGTGTTGTAGTTCTCGCGGCCCAGTTCCATGCTGGCCACATCCTTCAGGTGCACCATGGCGCCGTCGGTCGTGGTTTTCAGCAAGATGGCGCCGAACTGTTCTACCGTTTGCAAGCGGCTTTGCGCCGACACGGTGGCGTTCAGCTGCTGGCCCTTGATGGACGGCGTGCCGCCCAGTTCACCGGCCGACACTTCCGCATTCTGCGCCTGCACGGCCGTGATCACGTCCGCCGGGGTCAGGTTGAAACTTTGCAGCTTGGCCGGATTGAGCCAGATGCGCATGGCGTACTGCGAACCGAACAGGGTCACGTCACCCACGCCCGGCACGCGGCTGAGCGGATCGACGACGTTGGCGGCCACATAGTCGCTCAAGTCGGTCTGGTCCATCTTGCCGTTTTCGGAAATGAAGCCGAACACCATCAGGAAGTTCTTGGTCGCTTTCGACACGACGAGACCCTGTTGCGTGACAGCCGTCGGCAGCAGTGGCGTAGCCAGCTGCAGCTTGTTCTGTACCTGCACCTGGGCGATGTCGGGATTGGTGCCGCTGGTAAACGTCAGCGTGATGCTGATGCCGCCAGTCGCATCGCTCGACGAGGACATGTAACGCAAGCCGTCGATGCCCTTCATCTTTTGTTCGATAACCTGGGTGACGGCGTCTTCCACGGTCTTGGCGGAGGCGCCAGGGTAGGAGCCGCTGATCGAAATCGACGGCGGGGCAATGCTCGGGTACTGCGCGATCGGCAGGCTGAGGATCGAAATCACGCCGGCAAGCATGATGACGATCGCGACCACCCAGGCAAAAATCGGGCGGTCAATGAAAAAACGGGCCATTAATATTCTCCTGAATTAGTGGGCGCTGGCAGCCGATGCTGCGGCAGAAGCGGCAGCGGCAGGCGCAGGAGCAGCTTCAGCCTTGGCCGGCACGGCAACGGCGGGGGCGCCTGGCTTGACTTTTTGCAAGCCTTCCACGATCACGCGGTCGCCTGCGGCCAGGCCGGACGTCACCAGCCAGTTGGTGCCGACGGTGCCGCTGGTAGTCAGCACGCGTTGCTCGACCTTGTTTTCCTTGTTCAGGATCAGGGCCGTTGCCTGGCCCTTCTGGTTGCGCGTCACGCCCACTTGCGGCACGGTGATGGCTTTTTCATCGACGCCCGTTTCCAGCTGAGCACGTACGTACATGCCTGGCAGCAATTCGCCTTTCGGGTTCGGGAACAGCGCGCGCAAGACCACGTTGCCGGTGGTCGGATCGACGCTCACGCCAGAAAACTGCAGCTTGCCCGATTCGCTGTACTTGCTGCCGTCCGGCAGGAGCAAGTCAACCTTGGCCTGGCCTTCGCCGACTTTTTTCAGCGAGCCGTCGGCCATCTGGCGCTTCAGGCGCAGCAAGTCCGTGCTCGACTGCGTCACGTCGACGTAGATCGGATCGAGTTGCTGCACCGTGGTCAGGGCTTCCGCCTGGCCCGCCGTGACCAGCGCGCCGGCCGTCACGGTCGAGCGACTGGTGCGGCCGCTGATCGGCGCCGTCACGGTGCTGTAGCGCAGGTTGATGTTCGCCGATTCCAGCGCCGCAGTGGCGGACTCGACGTCTGCCTTGGCTTGCTCGAACGCGGCGACGGCATCATCGTATTCCTGGCGGCTCACGCCTTCGATGGCAACCAGTTCCTTGTAGCGCGACGCTTTCGGGCCGGCCGTCAGCAAGTTGGCCTTGGCTTTCGACAGCGCGGCCTTGGCCGAATTGGCGGCCGCCTGGTACGTGGCGGAATCGATCTGATACAGGGCCGTGCCCGCTTTCACATCGCTGCCTTCGACGAACAGGCGCTTCTGGATCAAGCCACCGACTTGCGGGCGCACATCGGCGACCTGGTAGGCATTCGTACGGCCGGGCAATTCGGCGCTCATCGGCAACGCGGCCGGATTAACAGTAAACACGACCACCTGTGGCGCTTGCTGCGCGTGAGGTGCTTCCTGTTTTTTACTGCAGCCGGCCATGATTACAGTGGCGCACAGAACGGCAATAGCGCCGCTCGTACGCGGCGACGTCAGGGAAAAGGTTGGTTGCATCTTGGACTTTCTGAAAAAGAAGCTGGCTAGTGTCGTTAGAAATGACTAAATTTATTAACGCAGATCAAAGAATGAACGATCATTCTAAAATCGTCAAGCATCGTTACAATTGAAACATAGTAACTATCAAGCGAATTAAATTATCAATGAAGCAATAAAATGAAGACAGCGACAGCGTCTGCACGTCAGCCAGTTCGGACAGGGAGCTGGCGGGCGGCGGCAAAACGGCAATGCGGAAAGTTGGATTGAATGAATACTGTAGCAGGGTAATGCGTTTTTTGCTGAAGCCCTGATCGCGCGCGCAACACTGCCCTGCGCCTACACGCCCGGCCACCATAAATATTTACCAATGGTATCGAAAAGACATGCCGCGGCGGACGCGCTAGTATATTGAGCAACGCGTGACCAACACGTGACCACAGCGTGGCAAGCGGGGGCGCAACGATGACAGCACAGGAGCGACATACAAGACAGCAGGATGGGGCGCGCGGCACGGAGGCGCCGCCACTGCTGTCGACCGGCGTCGCCGGCCTCGACGCCATACTCGATGGCGGCTTGCTGGCCGAACGCCTGTACCTGGTCGAAGGCGTGCCCGGCACGGGCAAGACCACCCTGGCGCTGCAATTTCTGGCCGAAGGGGCGCGCAACGGCGTGCCGGTGCTGTATATCGCCCTGGCGGAATCCGAGATCGAGCTGCGCGGCGCGGCCCTGTCGCATGGCTGGGACCTGGCCGGCATCGCCATCGAAGAGGTGGCGCCCAGTGACGACATCCTCGACCCCGAGCGCCAGTACACCATCTTCCACCCGTCTGAAATCGAACTGGCCTCGACCAACCAGCGCATCCTGGCCGCCATCGAAAAGCATCGCCCTGCCCGCCTCGTGCTCGATTCGCTGTCCGAACTGCAATTGCTGGCGGAAAACCCGCTGCGCTACCGGCGCCAGGTGGTGGCGTTGAAACAATACCT is a window of Janthinobacterium rivuli DNA encoding:
- a CDS encoding efflux RND transporter periplasmic adaptor subunit, whose translation is MQPTFSLTSPRTSGAIAVLCATVIMAGCSKKQEAPHAQQAPQVVVFTVNPAALPMSAELPGRTNAYQVADVRPQVGGLIQKRLFVEGSDVKAGTALYQIDSATYQAAANSAKAALSKAKANLLTAGPKASRYKELVAIEGVSRQEYDDAVAAFEQAKADVESATAALESANINLRYSTVTAPISGRTSRSTVTAGALVTAGQAEALTTVQQLDPIYVDVTQSSTDLLRLKRQMADGSLKKVGEGQAKVDLLLPDGSKYSESGKLQFSGVSVDPTTGNVVLRALFPNPKGELLPGMYVRAQLETGVDEKAITVPQVGVTRNQKGQATALILNKENKVEQRVLTTSGTVGTNWLVTSGLAAGDRVIVEGLQKVKPGAPAVAVPAKAEAAPAPAAAASAAASAASAH